In a genomic window of [Empedobacter] haloabium:
- a CDS encoding type VI secretion system Vgr family protein, protein MTSPIHSSASVLVAASQHDRLLKLDTPLGDDVLLPLRVAGQERFSSAYEFIVDCLSVEGDIELKRLIAQPVTLWLRRDDRSYFPVHGYVHRMTRLGSDGQSTFCQLSLSPWLHFLKFRKDARIWQDKTADDILCDVFNSYPQAQGNYRFDIRDPATRRSYCTQYETDWHFTQRLMEEEGWYSYHEQREDGAGHVLVVTDNLNQLKAIAQEPIRFHRAGTRDELNRIVHWSAVRSLGSTQYSARTDDYKATFSPKQTNTIVRPEHGQLPGQLEVYEYTGAYTYSKHEQGDKQARLRIEQIESGLKRYFAVSGVRSLRVGGWFTLEDHPAHAYDPDDDREFAVIAIEWSIENNLPFSSGAQRFPGSLQSDLAAFGIDTSGQESAGNGHCFNRVEVQRRNVPYRSAFEHAKPTLHPQTAVVVGPASEEVHTDQLNRVKVQFRWDRQGQDDERSSCWVRVSYPNAGQGWGALNVPRIRQEVIVTFLNGDADRPVITGRLYNEEQVPQWHTNGLLSGYKSKEYKGAGFNQLVMDDTTGQNRIHLYSTSANAQLNLGYLVSQNGNQRNGFFGMGFALSTDDSGAVVAPKGLYLGTFGRPGAQGVQLAANEATSQLKAGATLTKTLSDTASKAGAEVLAGQGALNDFIEATQDRYDGQGQGGANRFKEPALLAGSQAGIGLVSTKGTHVHAGAEVTVSSGQDTNIAAGKSLLASVAEKISMFAHNAGIKLFSAKGKVEVQAQGNDLDLIAEKVVRLLSTTARVEIHAQEEVLISAGGSFVKINGSGITSGTSGTWTSHAAKHSMPGPATQQSVMPHIAKPELEKTDLEFRHLTDWGEPLAGAAYKAILSDGSIRKGILDAAGIARISGVPPGVGAKIEYDYRPLQVISTVSTELDADVHELLNWAAGAASGKGQA, encoded by the coding sequence ATGACCAGTCCGATCCATTCATCAGCCTCCGTCCTTGTTGCCGCCAGCCAGCATGATCGCTTGCTGAAGCTGGATACGCCCCTCGGCGACGACGTGCTATTACCGTTGCGTGTCGCAGGGCAGGAACGGTTCAGCAGTGCTTATGAGTTCATCGTCGATTGCCTGTCGGTCGAAGGCGATATCGAACTAAAACGGCTCATCGCCCAGCCCGTGACGCTGTGGCTACGGCGGGACGATCGGAGTTACTTTCCCGTGCACGGCTACGTGCATCGCATGACGCGGCTTGGCAGCGATGGCCAGAGTACGTTTTGCCAGTTGTCCTTGTCACCCTGGCTGCACTTCCTCAAGTTCCGCAAAGACGCGCGGATATGGCAGGACAAGACGGCGGACGACATCCTGTGCGACGTCTTCAATAGTTACCCGCAAGCGCAGGGCAATTACCGCTTCGACATCCGCGACCCGGCAACCCGGCGCTCCTACTGCACGCAATACGAGACCGACTGGCATTTCACGCAGCGTTTGATGGAGGAGGAGGGCTGGTACAGCTATCACGAGCAGCGGGAAGATGGCGCAGGACATGTGCTGGTCGTTACCGACAACCTCAACCAACTCAAGGCGATCGCGCAGGAACCGATCCGATTCCATCGTGCCGGGACGCGCGATGAACTGAACAGGATTGTGCACTGGAGCGCGGTACGAAGCCTGGGGTCCACGCAGTATTCGGCGCGGACCGATGACTACAAGGCCACCTTTTCTCCGAAGCAGACGAATACGATCGTGCGTCCCGAGCATGGCCAGTTGCCAGGGCAACTGGAGGTGTACGAATACACCGGCGCCTACACTTACTCGAAGCACGAGCAGGGCGACAAGCAGGCGCGGCTGCGTATCGAGCAGATCGAATCGGGCCTGAAGCGATACTTCGCCGTTTCCGGCGTCCGGTCGCTGCGGGTTGGGGGCTGGTTCACGCTCGAAGATCACCCTGCCCACGCGTATGACCCTGACGACGACCGCGAATTTGCGGTGATCGCGATCGAATGGAGCATCGAGAACAACTTGCCATTCTCGAGCGGCGCACAGCGCTTTCCCGGCAGTCTGCAATCCGATCTTGCCGCCTTCGGTATCGACACGTCCGGGCAAGAGTCAGCCGGCAACGGGCACTGTTTCAACCGCGTCGAAGTACAGCGCCGCAATGTGCCCTATCGCAGCGCCTTCGAGCACGCCAAGCCCACGCTGCATCCGCAGACCGCGGTCGTGGTCGGGCCTGCAAGCGAGGAGGTACACACCGATCAGCTCAACCGCGTGAAAGTCCAGTTCCGGTGGGACCGGCAGGGCCAGGACGACGAGCGTTCGTCGTGTTGGGTGCGCGTCAGCTATCCCAACGCCGGGCAGGGCTGGGGCGCGCTCAACGTGCCGCGTATTCGCCAGGAAGTGATCGTCACCTTTCTGAATGGCGATGCTGACCGTCCCGTGATCACGGGGCGCCTGTACAACGAAGAGCAGGTGCCGCAGTGGCACACCAATGGCCTGCTGTCCGGCTACAAGTCGAAAGAGTACAAGGGTGCGGGCTTCAACCAGCTGGTCATGGACGACACGACCGGGCAGAACCGTATTCATCTGTACAGCACCAGCGCCAACGCGCAGCTCAATCTCGGCTATTTGGTGAGCCAGAACGGCAATCAGCGCAACGGCTTTTTCGGTATGGGCTTTGCGCTCAGCACCGACGATTCGGGAGCGGTCGTCGCGCCGAAAGGCCTATACCTCGGTACGTTTGGCCGCCCGGGAGCGCAGGGAGTGCAGTTGGCTGCCAACGAAGCGACCAGCCAGCTCAAGGCCGGTGCCACGTTGACGAAAACGCTGTCCGATACCGCCTCCAAGGCCGGTGCCGAGGTGCTGGCCGGGCAGGGCGCGCTCAACGACTTTATCGAGGCCACGCAGGATCGTTACGACGGCCAGGGGCAGGGCGGCGCGAACCGCTTCAAGGAACCGGCGCTGCTGGCCGGTTCCCAGGCCGGTATCGGCCTCGTCAGTACCAAGGGCACGCATGTGCACGCGGGCGCGGAGGTGACCGTGTCGTCGGGGCAGGACACCAATATCGCCGCCGGCAAGAGCCTGCTCGCCAGCGTCGCCGAGAAGATCAGCATGTTCGCCCACAACGCTGGTATCAAGCTGTTCTCGGCCAAGGGGAAAGTCGAGGTACAGGCGCAAGGCAACGACCTGGACCTGATCGCGGAAAAGGTGGTGCGTCTGCTGTCGACCACCGCACGTGTCGAGATCCATGCCCAGGAAGAGGTGCTGATTTCCGCTGGCGGCTCGTTCGTGAAGATCAACGGTTCCGGGATCACCAGCGGCACCTCCGGCACATGGACGTCGCACGCTGCGAAGCATTCGATGCCGGGACCGGCCACGCAGCAATCCGTAATGCCGCATATTGCAAAGCCGGAACTGGAGAAGACGGACCTGGAATTCCGACACCTGACGGACTGGGGCGAGCCGCTGGCTGGCGCGGCGTACAAGGCCATCCTGAGCGACGGCAGCATTCGCAAAGGGATCCTCGACGCGGCCGGCATCGCCCGCATCAGCGGTGTGCCGCCGGGAGTCGGCGCCAAGATCGAGTACGACTATCGCCCGCTGCAGGTCATCTCGACTGTCAGCACGGAGCTCGATGCCGACGTCCACGAGCTGCTCAACTGGGCGGCGGGTGCGGCGAGCGGGAAGGGGCAGGCATGA
- a CDS encoding glutamine--tRNA ligase/YqeY domain fusion protein, translating to MSNDKTAATAAPAPNFLRNIVEQDLATGAHQRDGLPSVITRFPPEPNGYLHIGHAKSICLNFGLARDYGGRCHLRFDDTNPAKEEQEYVDSIIDSVKWLGFDWEHKGPVGAGTHLYYASDYFDQLYEMAEYLIKAGYAYVDSQSADEMAANRGNFNTPGTNSPFRNRPAEESLQLFRDMKAGKYKDGEHILRAKISEDAMASPNMNLRDPAIYRIRHAHHHRTGDQWCIYPMYDYTHPISDALENITHSICTLEFQDHRPFYDWLLATLSAGGFFQQPVPKQYEFARLNLTYIVTSKRKLRQMVEEGIVDGWDDPRLPTLVGMRRRGFTPEGIQLMAERTGVTKSDGWIDYGVLEGAVREDLDPKAPRAIAVLRPLKLIVDNFDANDSVECSSPVHPHHPELGNRSFPFTRELWIEEEDFMEVPSKGYFRFYPPIDGQPGARVRLKYGFVAECTGYDKDENGKVTAVHVNYFPDSKSGTEGANNYKVKGTITWVSAAAALEAEVRLYDRLFTDAQPDSGGKDFKQFLNPHSKEVVTAYLEPSLKDAQAEQRFQFERHGYFVADRVDSQPGKPVFNRIVTLKDSWAAK from the coding sequence ATGAGCAACGACAAAACTGCCGCTACCGCCGCTCCCGCACCGAATTTTCTGCGCAACATCGTCGAACAGGACCTGGCCACCGGCGCGCACCAGCGCGACGGCCTGCCCTCCGTCATCACCCGCTTCCCGCCGGAGCCGAACGGCTACCTGCACATCGGCCACGCGAAATCGATCTGCCTGAATTTCGGCCTGGCGCGCGACTACGGCGGCCGCTGCCACCTGCGCTTCGACGACACCAACCCGGCCAAGGAAGAACAGGAATACGTCGACTCGATCATCGACAGCGTCAAATGGCTGGGCTTCGACTGGGAGCACAAGGGCCCGGTCGGCGCCGGCACCCACCTGTATTACGCCAGCGATTACTTCGACCAGCTGTACGAGATGGCCGAGTACCTGATCAAGGCCGGCTACGCGTATGTCGACAGCCAGAGCGCCGACGAGATGGCGGCCAACCGCGGCAATTTCAATACGCCGGGCACCAACTCGCCGTTCCGCAACCGCCCCGCCGAGGAATCGCTGCAGCTGTTCCGCGACATGAAGGCCGGCAAGTACAAGGATGGCGAACACATCCTGCGCGCCAAGATCAGCGAGGACGCGATGGCGTCCCCCAACATGAACCTGCGCGACCCGGCCATCTACCGCATCCGCCACGCGCACCACCACCGCACCGGCGACCAGTGGTGCATCTACCCGATGTACGACTACACGCACCCAATCTCGGACGCGCTGGAAAACATCACCCATTCGATCTGCACGCTGGAATTCCAGGACCACCGCCCGTTCTACGACTGGCTGCTGGCCACCCTGTCGGCCGGCGGCTTCTTCCAGCAGCCGGTGCCGAAACAGTACGAATTCGCGCGCCTGAACCTGACCTATATTGTCACCTCCAAGCGCAAGCTGCGCCAGATGGTGGAAGAAGGCATCGTCGACGGCTGGGACGACCCGCGCCTGCCGACCCTGGTGGGCATGCGCCGCCGCGGCTTCACGCCGGAAGGCATTCAGCTGATGGCCGAGCGCACCGGCGTGACCAAGTCGGACGGCTGGATCGACTACGGCGTGCTGGAAGGCGCCGTGCGCGAGGACCTCGATCCGAAAGCGCCGCGCGCGATCGCCGTGCTGCGCCCGCTGAAGCTGATCGTCGACAACTTCGATGCCAACGACAGCGTCGAGTGCAGCTCGCCCGTGCACCCGCACCACCCGGAGCTGGGCAACCGCAGCTTCCCGTTCACCCGCGAGCTGTGGATCGAGGAAGAGGACTTCATGGAAGTGCCGAGCAAGGGTTACTTCCGCTTCTATCCGCCGATCGACGGCCAGCCGGGCGCGCGCGTGCGCTTGAAATATGGTTTCGTGGCCGAATGCACGGGCTACGACAAGGATGAAAACGGCAAGGTTACGGCCGTGCACGTCAACTACTTCCCGGACAGCAAGTCCGGCACGGAAGGCGCCAACAACTACAAGGTCAAGGGCACCATCACCTGGGTCAGCGCGGCCGCCGCGCTGGAAGCGGAAGTGCGCCTGTACGACCGCCTGTTCACCGACGCGCAGCCGGACTCCGGCGGCAAGGACTTCAAGCAGTTCCTCAACCCGCACTCGAAGGAAGTCGTCACGGCCTACCTGGAACCGAGCCTGAAGGACGCTCAAGCGGAGCAGCGCTTCCAGTTCGAACGGCACGGTTATTTCGTCGCCGATCGCGTCGATTCGCAGCCGGGTAAACCCGTGTTCAATCGCATTGTCACGCTGAAAGACAGCTGGGCCGCAAAATAA
- a CDS encoding CHASE domain-containing protein produces the protein MHALFRPIGHALPANPQWWPGILLSLGAGALFFGAAARSIETDARQRFSNHARTAQFSIASRIKTYSDVLRAAASFFQANDYTPRDSFQRFVRGLDLQHNFPAIDNINFAQFVRDAERDGFERAMRDDDARLEGYPDFVIRPASRRPTYEILTLLEPIAGFGEKYGNDITAKPHVATVLAHSRDTGEIASSGRPIGILARPTGADLGMRLPVYRRDMPIDTVLQRRAAYMGSVGLGFSVPRLLQGALDEMPVPNVRLQLYDVGRRGADGTTTLGDSRLLLFDSVDTGRVDAPTETFQHMLPIDFNGRIWTAYFSAPKTALYSRLDAYLPWLAGLAGSVSCLLLYALFHTLASSRKRALKIAHAMTRELRDSQAKLQLSHQRLRRLAAHADQIKEEERKRIAREIHDDLGQNLLALRIEADILATRTAKRHPYLHARAKYTLNQIDNTIRSVRHIINDLRPNVLDLGLNAAVEWQVAQFRKRSGIACELIEHGGDVDIDDRCATAFFRVLQESLSNICQHARATQVKVELHQQQGLLQMSITDNGVGLQAASRNKSGSFGLVGIEERINLLGGTCAISSVPDGGTTITVSVAVSYKGALMPFIGQFAEH, from the coding sequence ATGCATGCACTATTTCGCCCCATCGGCCATGCGCTCCCGGCAAATCCGCAATGGTGGCCGGGAATTCTGCTGTCGCTGGGTGCCGGCGCGCTGTTCTTCGGCGCGGCGGCCCGCTCGATCGAGACCGATGCCCGCCAACGCTTCAGCAACCACGCACGCACGGCCCAGTTCAGTATCGCCTCGCGCATCAAGACCTATTCGGACGTGCTGCGGGCCGCGGCCAGCTTCTTCCAGGCCAACGACTACACACCGCGCGACAGCTTCCAGCGCTTCGTGCGCGGCCTCGACCTGCAGCACAATTTCCCCGCGATCGACAATATCAACTTCGCCCAGTTCGTGCGCGACGCGGAACGCGACGGCTTCGAGCGCGCCATGCGCGACGACGATGCCAGGCTGGAAGGCTATCCGGACTTCGTCATCCGGCCCGCCTCGCGGCGGCCCACGTACGAAATCCTGACCTTGCTGGAGCCGATCGCCGGCTTCGGCGAGAAATACGGCAACGACATCACGGCCAAGCCCCATGTGGCCACCGTGCTGGCGCACTCGCGCGACACGGGCGAGATCGCCTCGTCCGGCCGGCCCATCGGCATCCTGGCCCGGCCCACCGGCGCCGACCTGGGCATGCGCCTGCCCGTCTACCGGCGCGACATGCCGATCGACACCGTGCTCCAGCGCCGTGCCGCGTACATGGGCTCGGTGGGGCTGGGCTTTTCCGTGCCGCGCCTGCTGCAGGGCGCGCTGGACGAGATGCCGGTGCCGAACGTGCGGCTGCAGCTGTACGACGTGGGCCGCCGGGGAGCGGACGGGACCACGACCCTGGGTGACAGCCGCCTGCTGCTGTTCGACAGCGTGGACACGGGCCGGGTCGACGCGCCCACGGAAACCTTCCAGCACATGCTGCCGATCGACTTCAACGGCCGCATCTGGACGGCCTACTTCAGCGCGCCCAAGACCGCGCTGTATTCGCGCCTGGATGCCTACCTGCCGTGGCTGGCCGGACTGGCGGGCTCGGTCAGCTGCCTGCTGCTGTACGCGCTGTTCCATACGCTGGCGTCGTCGCGCAAGCGCGCGCTGAAGATCGCCCACGCGATGACGCGCGAGCTGCGCGACAGCCAGGCCAAGCTGCAGCTGTCGCACCAGCGCCTGCGCCGGCTGGCGGCGCATGCGGACCAGATCAAGGAAGAGGAGCGCAAGCGCATCGCGCGCGAAATCCACGACGACCTGGGCCAGAACCTGCTGGCGCTGCGCATCGAGGCCGACATCCTGGCCACCCGCACGGCCAAGCGCCACCCTTACCTGCACGCGCGCGCCAAGTACACGCTGAACCAGATCGACAACACGATCCGCAGCGTGCGCCACATCATCAACGACCTGCGCCCGAACGTGCTGGACCTGGGCCTGAACGCCGCCGTCGAGTGGCAGGTGGCCCAGTTCCGCAAGCGCTCCGGCATCGCCTGCGAACTGATCGAGCACGGCGGCGACGTCGACATCGACGACCGCTGCGCCACCGCATTCTTCCGCGTGCTGCAGGAATCGCTCAGCAATATCTGCCAGCATGCGCGCGCCACCCAGGTCAAGGTGGAGCTGCACCAGCAGCAGGGCTTGCTGCAGATGAGTATTACCGACAACGGCGTGGGCCTGCAGGCGGCCAGCCGCAACAAGAGCGGCTCCTTCGGCCTGGTCGGCATCGAGGAGCGCATCAACCTGCTGGGCGGCACCTGCGCCATCAGCAGCGTGCCGGATGGCGGCACGACCATTACCGTTTCCGTCGCAGTTTCTTACAAAGGAGCACTGATGCCGTTTATCGGACAATTCGCTGAACATTAG
- a CDS encoding J domain-containing protein: protein MDNLYNVLGVAPNASEEDIRKVYRSLAMRFHPDRNPEPGAAARFQAIAKAYEVLSDPVKREEYNQSLNHRIIIDPESEAYQLWRSVFGLHGVTLPAE from the coding sequence ATGGACAATTTGTACAACGTGCTCGGTGTCGCGCCCAACGCCTCGGAAGAGGACATCAGGAAGGTCTACCGTTCGCTGGCCATGCGCTTCCACCCGGACCGCAATCCGGAGCCGGGCGCCGCCGCGCGCTTCCAGGCCATCGCCAAGGCCTACGAGGTGCTGTCCGACCCGGTCAAGCGCGAGGAATACAACCAGAGCCTGAACCACCGCATCATCATCGACCCGGAAAGCGAGGCTTACCAGCTGTGGCGCTCCGTGTTCGGGCTGCACGGCGTGACCCTGCCGGCCGAGTAA
- a CDS encoding LysR substrate-binding domain-containing protein: MELRHLRYFVAVAEELSFTRAAERLHIGQPPLSQQIQALEAEVGARLLERSKRWVRLTEAGKLFLADARRMLALAEQSKETARRAARGEAGELRVGFTFSTPFTPLFATVIRQYRQQFPGVALTLHEMATLPQLAALEARELDLGFVRAVSVAVPDTIRLTTLQHVPLRLVLPADSPLAAQDTVAIKDLEGLPFVMYPKNAGTGIYPQIFRLCRAAGFVPQIAMEAGEASTIIGLVAAGIGISVLPSSFDRIRMEGVVYRPLEDPAATTTMMLAQRVEDGNPRVEAFVGLAEAAARGLR, translated from the coding sequence ATGGAGCTGCGTCACCTGCGTTATTTCGTCGCCGTCGCCGAAGAGCTGAGCTTCACGCGCGCGGCCGAGCGGCTGCACATCGGCCAGCCGCCGCTAAGCCAGCAGATCCAGGCACTGGAAGCCGAAGTGGGCGCCCGCCTGCTCGAGCGCAGCAAGCGCTGGGTCCGGCTGACGGAAGCGGGCAAGCTGTTCCTGGCCGACGCGCGCCGCATGCTGGCACTGGCCGAGCAGTCGAAGGAAACGGCCCGGCGCGCGGCCCGCGGCGAAGCGGGCGAGCTGCGCGTCGGCTTCACGTTCTCGACGCCGTTCACGCCGCTGTTCGCGACCGTCATCCGCCAGTACCGCCAGCAATTCCCCGGCGTCGCGCTGACCTTGCATGAAATGGCCACGTTACCGCAACTGGCGGCCCTGGAGGCGCGCGAACTGGACCTGGGTTTCGTCCGTGCCGTCTCGGTGGCGGTGCCGGATACGATCCGGCTGACCACCCTGCAGCACGTACCTCTGCGCCTGGTGCTGCCGGCCGACTCGCCGCTCGCGGCGCAGGACACGGTGGCCATCAAGGACCTGGAAGGCCTGCCGTTCGTGATGTACCCGAAGAACGCGGGCACGGGCATCTACCCGCAGATCTTCCGGCTGTGCCGCGCGGCCGGCTTCGTGCCGCAGATCGCGATGGAGGCTGGCGAGGCATCCACCATCATCGGCCTGGTGGCGGCAGGCATCGGCATCTCGGTGCTGCCCAGCTCGTTCGACCGGATCAGGATGGAGGGGGTCGTCTACCGGCCTTTGGAAGACCCTGCGGCCACCACCACGATGATGCTGGCGCAGCGGGTCGAGGATGGGAATCCGCGGGTGGAGGCGTTTGTGGGGTTGGCGGAGGCGGCGGCGCGGGGGCTGCGGTGA
- a CDS encoding MFS transporter, which yields MSRIAVGTPDFKRSNRAMFFGGFSCFALLYCVQPLMPLLAHEFALTPAQSSLSLSISTGALALSLLVSSVISDRFGRKPIMVAAMAVAALMTLACAFADGYGQLLALRALLGLALGGMPAIAMAYLGEEIEPASLGLSMGLYISGSAFGGMFGRLFASTLSDFLSWRVAMAVIGVTGVLAAAEFWRSLPASRHFRPGVGGLRGLAGGLRQHFGDAGLPWLFALAFLLMGCFVSAYNFIGFRLLGAPFGLRQGVVGAISFLYLLGIFSSVWAGKLADRLGRRGVLWLVMSVMAAGLVLTLSGSLIVIVAGMALYTFGFFASHSITSSWVGRRARPPQALASALYLFFYYLGSSVVGWLAGILWAWGGWNGVVALLGALLGCALLIARRLRCLAPLEPAQALAPAS from the coding sequence ATGTCCCGCATCGCCGTCGGCACGCCCGACTTCAAACGCAGCAACCGCGCCATGTTCTTCGGCGGCTTTTCCTGCTTCGCCCTGCTGTACTGCGTGCAGCCGCTGATGCCGCTCTTGGCGCACGAGTTCGCGCTGACGCCGGCGCAAAGCAGCCTGTCGCTGTCCATTTCGACCGGGGCACTGGCGCTGTCGCTGCTGGTGTCGTCGGTCATTTCCGACCGCTTCGGGCGCAAGCCCATCATGGTTGCCGCGATGGCGGTGGCCGCGCTGATGACGCTGGCCTGCGCCTTTGCCGACGGCTACGGCCAGCTGCTGGCGCTGCGTGCATTGCTGGGGCTGGCGCTGGGCGGCATGCCCGCGATCGCGATGGCGTATCTCGGCGAGGAGATCGAGCCGGCGTCGCTGGGATTGTCGATGGGCCTGTATATCAGCGGCAGTGCGTTCGGCGGCATGTTCGGGCGGCTGTTCGCGTCGACGTTGTCCGATTTCCTGTCGTGGCGGGTGGCGATGGCCGTCATCGGCGTGACGGGCGTGCTGGCAGCGGCTGAATTCTGGCGCAGCCTGCCCGCATCGCGACATTTCCGGCCCGGTGTCGGCGGCCTGCGCGGCCTGGCGGGCGGGCTGCGCCAGCATTTCGGTGACGCCGGCCTGCCGTGGCTGTTCGCGCTGGCCTTTCTGTTGATGGGCTGCTTCGTCAGCGCCTACAACTTCATCGGTTTCCGGCTGCTGGGCGCGCCGTTCGGGCTGCGCCAGGGCGTCGTCGGCGCCATCTCCTTCCTCTACCTGCTGGGCATTTTCAGCTCCGTCTGGGCCGGCAAGCTGGCCGACCGGCTGGGGCGGCGCGGCGTGCTGTGGCTGGTCATGTCCGTCATGGCGGCCGGGCTGGTGTTGACGTTGTCCGGCTCGCTGATCGTCATCGTAGCCGGCATGGCGCTCTACACGTTCGGCTTTTTCGCCTCGCACTCGATCACCAGCAGCTGGGTGGGCCGGCGCGCGCGGCCGCCGCAGGCGCTGGCCTCGGCGCTGTACCTGTTCTTCTATTACCTGGGCTCCAGCGTGGTCGGCTGGCTGGCGGGCATCCTGTGGGCGTGGGGCGGCTGGAACGGTGTCGTCGCCTTGCTGGGCGCACTGCTGGGCTGCGCCTTGCTGATCGCGCGGCGGCTGCGCTGCCTGGCGCCCCTCGAGCCGGCGCAGGCGCTGGCGCCGGCCAGTTGA